From a single Rutidosis leptorrhynchoides isolate AG116_Rl617_1_P2 chromosome 5, CSIRO_AGI_Rlap_v1, whole genome shotgun sequence genomic region:
- the LOC139849339 gene encoding uncharacterized protein has product MKNEDSFQVISLKDEHTCVRNFRFGSLINYKWIGKEFGDKIRANPNIRLVDIADLVMKKYKCQVTPNQCRKAKDWGLSKYEKSIEQHYSLLRSYGDELLSSNPGSTVKMGVTNGLDEKVFFDKMYVCLNGLKEGWKNGCRRVIALDGCFLKKPNQGELLTAIRRDGNNHIFPIAWAVVSVENKQNWTWFLELISLDLEVEGGVGLTLMSDQHKGLIEAVKDIMPHAEHRQCARHIYENFRKQYSGVELRNLFWAVSKSSYPVLFDTNMEKIKDANPNAFKYLSDKNPKSWSRAFFETDRACEAVENGFSECFNAVILLCRHKPIITMLESIRVIVMERMNVMRRLAENWVGDIAPNIARTLERNKDHHKYWHAIFAGGFEFEVRHKNEAFKVNEQRKTCSCRMWQLSGIPCAHACSAIFAINKSPEDYIPVWFRKEMYMRTYSAYLRPVGGITSWVPNQLNKPLSPVTRTMPGRPKRKRRRAAHEGSNSGVRISKVGASMTCSKCLEHGHNKRSCTNNPKEKVVKANNSVRRPRKDGKPSGAE; this is encoded by the exons ATGAAGAATGAAGATTCATTTCAGGTTATTTCTTTAAAAGATGAACACACTTGTGTTAGGAATTTTAGGTTTGGTAGTTTGATTAATTATAAATGGATTGGAAAAGAGTTTGGTGACAAAATCAGAGCAAATCCAAACATAAGGCTAGTAGATATAGCTGACTTAGTGATGAAAAAGTACAAGTGTCAAGTCACTCCTAATCAGTGTAGAAAGGCAAAGGATTGGGGATTATCTAAGTATGAAAAATCAATTGAACAACATTACTCTCTTTTAAGGTCATATGGTGATGAACTACTTAGTAGCAACCCAGGGTCAACAGTTAAAATGGGAGTAACTAATGGGCTTGATGAGAAAGTGTTTTTTGACAAAATGTATGTTTGCTTGAATGGACTCAAAGAAGGATGGAAGAATGGTTGTAGGAGGGTAATAGCTTTGGATGGATGCTTTTTAAAAAAACCTAATCAAGGTGAGTTACTAACTGCTATAAGAAGGGATGGCAACAATCACATTTTTCCTATTGCTTGGGCTGTTGTTAGTGTTGAGAATAAACAAAACTGGACATGGTTTTTAGAGCTTATTTCTTTAGATTTGGAAGTTGAAGGTGGTGTTGGACTAACTCTCATGTCTGACCAGCACAAGGGTTTAATAGAAGCAGTCAAGGACATTATGCCACATGCTGAACATAGACAATGTGCTAGACATATCTATGAAAACTTTAGGAAACAATACAGTGGTGTAGAATTAAGAAATCTTTTTTGGGCAGTATCTAAATCATCATATCCAGTTTTATTTGATACAAACATGGAAAAGATTAAGGATGCTAACCCAAATGCATTTAAATACTTGAGTGACAAAAATCCAAAATCTTGGTCTAGGGCATTTTTTGAAACTGATAGAGCATGTGAGGCTGTTGAAAATGGGTTCAGTGAATGTTTTAATGCTGTGATTTTATTATGTAGACATAAGCCCATCATAACAATGTTGGAATCTATAAGGGTTATTGTTATGGAAAGAATGAATGTAATGAGAAGGCTTGCTGAGAATTGGGTTGGTGATATTGCTCCAAATATTGCAAGAACACTTGAAAGGAATAAAGATCATCACAA ATATTGGCATGCAATTTTTGCTGGTGGTTTTGAGTTTGAAGTGAGGCATAAAAATGAAGCTTTTAAAGTAAATGAACAAAGAAAAACTTGCAGCTGCAGGATGTGGCAGTTGTCAGGTATTCCATGTGCTCATGCTTGTTCAGCCATATTTGCCATAAACAAATCACCTGAAGATTATATACCAGTATGGTTTAGAAAAGAGATGTACATGAGGACATACTCAGCATATCTTAGACCTGTTGGTGGAATCACAAGTTGGGTACCAAACCAGTTGAACAAACCTTTATCACCAGTAACTAGAACAATGCCAGGGAGGCCTAAAAGGAAGAGAAGAAGAGCTGCACATGAAGGATCAAATTCTGGAGTTAGGATATCAAAGGTAGGAGCTTCCATGACTTGCTCAAAGTGTTTAGAACATGGCCATAATAAAAGAAGCTGTACAAACAATCCAAAAGAAAAAGTTGTTAAGGCTAATAATTCTGTTAGAAGGCCTAGGAAGGATGGCAAGCCAAGTGGTGCTGAATAG